The Corallococcus caeni genomic interval CGCGGGGCCCTTCTTCTTTGGCGTGGCGCATGACCTGTCATGTCCGGTGCCGGGTGAAGTGACGCGCGCGGATCCGACTCCTCCCGTCGAGCGGAGCACCCGACGCGACAGGTCCCACGCGCTCGGAATGCCGCCTGCTTGGGTGTCAGACGGCTTCGGATACTGGCCTCATGCGCGCACCGGTGGCGGGTGCGCGGGCGATGAGGAGGCGGCATGAGCGCGGCGGTGGAGCGGTCGGGGTTGGGGGTGGTGGAGGAGCTGCGTGAACGGATCCGCCAGTTGCAGGCGGCGCCCCGGCGCGCGCTGTCGGTGCTGCGCACGGGCGTGGACGCGGTGGACGCGCTCTTGCCGCAGGGCGGCCTGCCGCTGGGGACCTCCGTGGAGCTGTGCGGCGAGGCCGCGTCGGGGCGCACCAGCCTGGCGCTGCGCGCGGTGGCGTCCGCGCACCGGGAGCTGCGCCTGTGCGCGTGGGTGGATGGTCCGAAGGAACTCTATCCCCCCGCCGCGGCGGCGCTGGGCGTGGACCTGGAGCGGCTGCTCGTCGTGCGGCCCCGGGCCTTCGCGCAGCGGGTGTGGTCCACCGTGCAGCTCGCGCGCAGCGGCGCCTTCACGGCGGTGGTGTTGGATCTCACGCACGGCGTGGGCGCCCCGGGGCGTCCGGAGCGACTGGCGCTGACGGAGGCGCGCAAGCTGGTGGACGCGGCGGCGCGGGGCGGGACGCTGGTGCTGCTGCTGACGTCGCCGGAGGCGCCCGCGGACGGGCTCGCGCGGCTGCGGCTGGAGGCCCGGGGCGTCCAGGGCTGGTCCGTGGAACTGGAGCGCAGCCGGGGCGGGGGCGTGGGGACGCGCGTCGTGCGCCCCTGGCGGGAGCTCTACCCGGAGGTGGGGCTGGAGGCCGGGGCGAGGATGCTGGACGCGGACGTGGCGCAGGCCGGGGACGCGGGGCCGGGCTTCTACCGCGACCCGGGCGACCGCGTGCGCAACGGCCTGGGCATCCTGGGCCAGCGGCCCGGCCGCGACGCGCCCATGCCCTCGCTGGGTGACGCGCTTCCCGGGCCGTCGTCGGGCTGCTGAGGACGGTGGGCCATGCGGAGGGGCTACCTGCACGTCATGCGCTTCCCGGTGCAGCGCAAGGTCATCGAATCGCCCGCGCTCGCGGGCCAGCCGCTGGTGCTGGTGGAGGAGGTGCGCGGCCAGCGCCGGGTGGCCTTCGCCTCCACGCGCGCGCTGAAGGCCGGCGTGCGGCCGGGGATGACGCTGACGGCGGCCACGGCGCTGGAGCCGGGGCTGCGGCACTTCCCGTACCGGCCGAAGGACGAGGCCCAGGCGCTGGCCGCGCTGGGGGAGTCGTTGCTCGGCCTGTGCCCGGGCTTCCAGCGCGACGCGCCGGACGGGCTGTGGTTCGACGCGAGCGCGGCGCCCCTGGTGGGAGGGGAACCGGA includes:
- a CDS encoding ImuA family protein; translation: MSAAVERSGLGVVEELRERIRQLQAAPRRALSVLRTGVDAVDALLPQGGLPLGTSVELCGEAASGRTSLALRAVASAHRELRLCAWVDGPKELYPPAAAALGVDLERLLVVRPRAFAQRVWSTVQLARSGAFTAVVLDLTHGVGAPGRPERLALTEARKLVDAAARGGTLVLLLTSPEAPADGLARLRLEARGVQGWSVELERSRGGGVGTRVVRPWRELYPEVGLEAGARMLDADVAQAGDAGPGFYRDPGDRVRNGLGILGQRPGRDAPMPSLGDALPGPSSGC